In a genomic window of Meleagris gallopavo isolate NT-WF06-2002-E0010 breed Aviagen turkey brand Nicholas breeding stock chromosome 1, Turkey_5.1, whole genome shotgun sequence:
- the TDG gene encoding G/T mismatch-specific thymine DNA glycosylase, giving the protein MMTAPPTMEAMTEQPTLEGIPEPNLAQEPPKEVKKGGRKRKAKATEPKQPKKPAAKKEKATKSKGKQEKITDTFKVKRKVDRFNGVSEAELLTKTLPDILTFDLDIVIIGINPGLMAAYKGHHYPGPGNHFWKCLFMSGLSNEQLNHMDDHTLPHKYGIGFTNMVERTTPGSKDLSSKEFREGGRILMQKLQKYKPRIAAFNGKCIYEIFSREVFGIRVKNLEFGLQPHKVPETETLCYVMPSSSARCAQFPRAQDKVHYYIKLKDLRDQLKGIAPNTEVQEVQYTFDLQLAQEDAKKMAVKEEKYDPGYEAAYGGAYCDRAPYESEQCNFSSNGTGKGWCSGHSFSKPFCRTS; this is encoded by the exons ATGATGACTGCGCCACCTACCATGGAAGCCATGACTGAGCAGCCAACTCTAGAGGGCATTCCAGAGCCAAATCTTGCTCAGGAACCTCCTAAAG aagttaaaaaaggtggaaggaagagaaaagccaAAGCAACTGAGCCAAAGCAACCTAAAAAGCCTGctgctaagaaagaaaaagcaaccaaGTCGAAAGGGAAACAAGAAAAGATCACAGACACttttaaagtgaaaagaaaagtgGACCGTTTTAATGGTGTGTCTGAAGCTGAGCTTCTGACAAAGACTTTACCTGATATTTTAACCTTCGATCTGGACATCGTAATA ATTGGCATAAATCCCGGCTTGATGGCAGCTTACAAAGGGCATCATTACCCTGGACCTGGAAACCATTTTT GGAAGTGTCTTTTCATGTCTGGTCTAAGTAATGAACAGCTGAACCATATGGATGACCACACCTTACCACATAAATATGGGATTGGATTTACAAATATGGTGGAAAGGACAACACCTGGAAGCAAAGACCTCTCCAG TAAAGAGTTTCGAGAAGGAGGGCGAATTCTGATGCAGAAATTACAGAAGTATAAACCTCGTATAGCAGCTTTCAATGGAAAAT GTATCTATGAAATTTTTAGTAGAGAAGTCTTTGGAATACGAGTTAAGAACTTGGAATTTGGATTGCAGCCACACAAAGTACCAGAGACAGAAACT ctgTGCTACGTTATGCCATCATCCAGTGCAAGATGTGCTCAGTTTCCTCGTGCGCAAGATAAAGTTCATTATTACATAAAGCTAAAAGACTTACGGGATCAGCTGAAAGGCATTGCACCGAACACAGAGGTGCAGGAAGTGCAGTACACGTTTGACTTGCAGCTTGCACAAG agGATGCTAAAAAGATGGCTGTCAAGGAAGAAAAGTATGATCCAGGTTATGAAGCAGCATATGGAGGAGCTTACTGCGATCGTGCACCATATGAAAGCGAACAGTGCAATTTCTCTTCAAATGGAACTGGTAAAGGGTGGTGCTCGGGACATTCATTCTCTAAACCGTTCTGTAGAACTTCTTAG
- the LOC109365573 gene encoding uncharacterized protein LOC109365573: MAAEEEWVCPICRDERKDIAYAMPCCHEFCLGCILRWGKQQESCPLCRRVMEVVKVAALDDDEDLDFVIWPPAAPVPACFQEAVAPDFSSSGSSLSSSPPPSPWSDEEEEAEDEEAEAEAVEVPTVGGLPPDIWADLFRQHQQILDPVLPWLRQQLQATFHTHWWPAMAAEAYLLNALCDIGLDGEWLTEMTRPALENRAEAFVQELLDNIVRHCGEEAHRLLGLQDAHVPEGREEGPAARGQEDSPVAAPGPTASPEPDLTSGPRVSTACPSIEEETRTAVADVLVCPDHVPAAHLAREAEEPHEEMEQATAAGPSARGSSPSAPGHPPERARRPPKRRADSEQDPQPPCKRPPPRPH, encoded by the coding sequence atggcagcagaggaggaatGGGTATGTCCCATCTGCCGTGACGAGCGCAAGGACATTGCCTACGCAATGCCGTGCTGTCACGAGTTCTGCCTCGGCTGCATCCTGCGGTGGGgcaagcagcaggagagctgcccTCTCTGCCGGAGAGTCATGGAAGTGGTCAAGGTGGCAGCGCTGGATGATGACGAGGACCTGGACTTCGTCATCtggcctccagcagctcctgtacCTGCCTGCTTCCAGGAAGCCGTTGCTCCCGATTTCAGCAGCTCAGGCTCTTCGCTGTCCTCTTCGCCACCCCCTTCACCGTGGTcggatgaggaggaggaggcagaagaTGAGGAGGCAGAGGCGGAGGCAGTGGAGGTGCCTACAGTGGGCGGTCTCCCGCCTGACATCTGGGCAGATCTGTTCAGGCAGCACCAGCAGATCCTGGACCCTGTGCTGCCCTGGCTGCGCCAACAGCTGCAAGCCACCTTTCACACACACTGGTGGCCGGCAATGGCAGCGGAGGCCTACCTCCTGAATGCCCTGTGTGACATCGGGCTGGACGGCGAGTGGCTGACGGAGATGACGCGGCCTGCCCTGGAGAACAGAGCGGAGGCGTTCGTCCAGGAGCTCCTCGACAACATCGTGCGCCACTGCGGCGAGGAGGCGCACAGACTGCTGGGTCTGCAGGACGCCCACGTGCCTGAGGGGCGGGAGGAAggcccagcagccagggggcAGGAGGACAGCCCTGTGGCCGCCCCTGGCCCCACAGCCTCCCCAGAACCGGACCTCACGTCGGGGCCCAGAGTCAGCACTGCATGTCCCAGCATTGAGGAGGAGACCCGCACAGCAGTGGCTGACGTTCTTGTGTGTCCCGATCACGTCCCCGCTGCACACTTGGCGAGGGAAGCGGAGGAGCCCCATGAAGAGATGGAGCaggcaacagcagcaggtccctCTGCCCGGGgcagcagcccctctgctcctggcCACCCTCCTGAGAGGGCCCGGCGGCCCCCTAAGAGGAGGGCTGACAGTGAGCAGGACCCACAGCCGCCCTGCAAGAGGCCTCCCCCTCGGCCTCACTAG